The sequence TTTGTCTTCTTAAATGGACCATACATAGTGTAAAGACAATCTGAAATTTTCAAGCGTACAAAGACAATCTCTGCTGCTTTGGTTTGTGTTATTCTAATCGTGTGGCTTTCTACAGACATTGGTCAACGGTAATAAATGGGCTTCTGCTGTTGAACAAGCTCTTGGAAATCTCCTGAACGCGTTTATTGTGACCAATCACCAAGATTTAATAACTTTGCGAAGCTGTGGAAAGGAAGCTAATTATAACAATCTGAAGATCATCATCTATGACTTCTCAAGACCAAGgtttaaaatctgaaaaaaattaCTTACACTATCTTTGTctatgttctgctttgatgaatGGGTAGCTTGAACATCATTGTAATTGGTTTATGCAGGTTAGTTATACCAAGGCACATGGTTCCTCAGACGGAACACCCAACTATTCTCTCTGTCTTAAACTCTGAGAATCATACTGTTCTTAACGTCTTAGTGGATGTGGTAATCTTATTTGTATTATTTACTAGCTTCTCATCCTACAGCCATTGTGTGATGGTGTTCATTTTTAGCTTTGGTTTCTGGATGTTTCTAGATGGGTGTGGAGAGGCAAGTGCTCGCAGAGAGTTATGAGGTTGGCAAAACGGTTGCCTTTGAGAGAAGGCTTGCACATCTCAAAGAGGTTTTCACTATAGATGGATACAGAATGTAAGCAACCAATTAGATTTGCAAGAACAGATGTGGAGTAAGATTTGCGTCTAGATAACAATACTCTTCATGTTCTTGACTCAGGTTTTCCCGTGGGCCTGTTCAGACAACTCTTCCTCCCCGTGGTCGAAGACCGACTCGGTTGTGTGCTTCTTTTGATGACCAAATCAAGGATCTTGAAGTAGAGGCTTCAAAAGAACAAAGTGAGATACATGAAAGCAGGAGACAGAAGAGGGATGCAGAGGTGAATCTCGAGGATCTTGAGCCTCAAATGCGCAGACTGAAGGTAAACTCGCTGCTGTCTAAGCGTCACCCAGTTTTGCTGTCTTGTCTGAAACATTTTGCTTGTTTTTACATATGTTTTCTTCTTTATGTTACAGAGACAATGCAACCAACTTGAGAAAGATTTTACACGGAAGGAACTTGAGTTGCAGGATCTGAAAAACTCAGTCGCTGCTGTAACCAAAGCTTCACCTACCTCAAGTGTTGATGAACTTCGTCTAGAAATAACGGTTAGTTTTATTGGTTGGAACCACTTTCCACCCCCACAGCATCATTTCTGAAGCATTGTAACTCTTTGTATTTCTCAGAACTCTCGAGAAGAGATAGAGGAGAAAGAATCCTCACTGCAAAAGCTCCAAGACTGCTTGACGGAAGCTGAACTAAAGGCTAATGAACTTAAAACTGCATATGAAAACTTTATCGGTATGTTGacaatacattttatttttattggatcATCTTGAGCAAGCAGTATTAACTTTTTCCTTCCAAAACTTGTATTTAGAGTCAGCCAAGAGTAAAGTTGACGTCTTTGAGGAAGCAGAGAATGAGCTAAAGGAGATTGAAACGGGGCTCCAATCAGCAGAAACGGTACAACCGTCTTAAAGAGTTtggttcttttacttgtgtttGCAGTTAGAAAACTTAAGTTTTTATTCTCTGTTTCAGGATAAGAACCATTATGAAGATGTAATGAAGGACAAGGTCTTACCAGATATTAAAATGGCTGAAGCTAAACATAAGGAGCTTGAAGCCAAGCGGCTGGTAATAAGAATAAACAGTTATTGCTCTTTGTTCCaaaacttttttaatattttgttctgACTGCTGAAACTTTCAGGAAAGTAATGAGAAAGCTTCCATAATATGTCCTGAGAGTGAGATAACTGCTTTAGGTCCTTGGGATGGGTCCACACCTATTCAGCTTAGTGCTGAGATTAACAGAATAAATCATAGACTGAAGCGAGAGAGTGACGAGTGCGTATCTATTTTTTGCCTTGTGATTGTACCTATACCCGTTGAATGCATGTTTAAACGTTACATGCATCTTTTGTTGTGTTCAGGTACTCTGAATCAATCGATGACCTCAGGGTTACGCTCGAGGAAAAAGAACACAAGATTGGGAGAAAACGCAAAACTTACAAGAGCTTTCGAGAAAAActgaaggtatatatatatacttttgtgTATCCAAAGTTGTCAATATATATGCCAATGATTTAATGTGGAGAAACATTGTTTAATCAGGTGTGCAAAGATGCGGTAGATTCACGGTGGAAGAAGCTCCAACTCAACAAATATGATACGGCGAGCATGTTAACTTGGGGGTATGAATTGTTTTGTTCATTATTGTGAATAGGTTTTAGCTCTAACATTTCCTTTTGATTGGCGATGTTCAAAGCAGATTCAACAAACGTTTAGGAAAGAAAGGAATCAGCGGACAAATCAAGGTCTCTTATGAAGACAAAACTTTGTCCATAGAggtaattaaaaacataatgcTACATTTTGCATCTTGATGTgtctatattatttactttaaTGAACTGGGTTGCTGTCATATTTATTCTTCAACAGGTTAAGATGCCTCAAGATGCAACAAGAAGCGGTGTTCGAGACACTAGAGGACTTTCAGGTCTGCCTCTCTCCTCAATTTGAATTAAGACTTAGTACAAGGGTGTTCTAAACATGGTTTAACACATGAGATTGTATAAAAGCCCTTGAAGACTTAAAAGAAGATTGTAAAAACATTTGATCATCTAGGCAGCTTGAGAGTTTGATCAATCCCATCTCTTGTCATAAAATTGCAGGTGGAGAACGGTCTTTCTCAACTTTAGGCTTTACATTAGCACTTCACGACATGACTGAGGCCCCAGTTCGAGCAATGGACGAGTTTGATGTGTTCATGGTAATCTCCACATCACTCATATTATTACATGCAGTTGTCATACTTTTTTAGCCTGCTTAGACGCCTAAAAAGAGAGCGGTTTATGGCAAAATATTCAGGACGCAGTAAGCAGGAAAATAAGCTTAGACACGTTGGTTGATTTTGCATTGGAGAAAGGTTCACAGTGGATGTTCATCACTCCTCATGATATCAGGTAAACAAATAATAACTTGTTCCACTTActgaaagaaacaaaaccaCAGTATAGTATTGTAACCTCTTCTCTTATGACAGTATGGTGAAGTCACATGAGAGGATAAAGAAGCAACAAATGGCTGCTCCTCGCTcttaacctcttttttttttgtgtaaattCAATCTCACaaaccatctaaaaaaaaattgtaaatggTGAGTGAATGAGGTTGTTCTGCTATCATCATCCACTTACTAATCTTAATTTTTTGTACCTTTCCATCCataatttattgaaatttttctttttgtcagcATCTATAAatagaaatcattaaataaattaataaaatctagTGGTGCTTCATGTTTTGGATCAGAAACAATGAGAGTGACATGCTTGCTTCACTATGCAtatgagagagagacaaaactaaaatattttttttttaaataaaccaaaaatcacaaaaacaaaatagaagaGATTGCAAGTTTTCGCAAAGCTTCAAACTTTCCAGTTTAACTGCAGAAAAATCCGTCAAAGTTTTAATCTTTCTCGGGAAACGATTGGTTTCAGGGAAGGTGAAGCAAAACGATGTCGTTTTcggggaagaagaaggagacgaGTCCAGTTTCGCCATTGAACAAACGAAGAGCAAGCTGGTCAGAGCTTTGGGttaaccaccaccaccacttactctcctctcctcctcctcctcaaatcCCCAAATCCGATCTTACCCTTCTCTTACCCGACCCCACTCTCCTCACAATCATCGCCAAGGTCCCTCCATCTCACCGAAAGACTCTGTCTTTAGTCTGCAAGAGATGGTTAAGACTCCACGGTACGCTTGTACGGTCGATTAAGGTGTCGGATTGGGGAGTTCTCGAGTCTGGTCGGCTTGTCTCTAGGTTTCCCAATTTAGACAACGTTGATTTGGTTGTCGGAACGTGTGGTGGGTTAGTTTCGGTTACTGTGGGTGTTGGGTGTTACCAAAGTGTAGACTTTATTGAGGAGGAGAGACTCTTGTTGTCTGCTGAAACTGTTGATAGGGGGTTAAGGGTCCTTGCGTCTGGCTGTTCTACTCTCAGGAGGCTTGTGGTGGCGAACGCTAGCGAGTTAGGTTTGTTGAGTGTGGCTGAAGCGTGTACGAGGCTGCAAGAGCTGGAACTGTTAAAGTGTTGTGACAGTGTTCTGCTTGGAGTTGGTGCGTTTGAGAATCTGCAGATACTGAGATTGGTCGGTTTGGTTTCGGATATTGGTTTGATGATTGTGGCTCAAGGGTGTAAGAGGCTGGTGAAGCTTGAGCTTGTTGGATGCGGAGGAGGGTTTGATGGGGTTAAGGAGATAGGCGAGTGTTGTCAGATGCTTGAGGAGTTTAGTGTTTGTGATCATAAGATGGAAGCAGGGTGGCTTGGTGGGCTTGGGTATTGTGAGAATCTCAAGACGCTGAAGCTAGTTTCTTGTAAGAAGATTGATTGTGGTTTTGGTCTAGGTGAATGTTTGAGTCGTTCTTGTCCTGCGCTGGAGAGGTTGCACTTGGAGAAGTGTCAGTTGAGAGAGAAGGATGCTGTGAAAGCTTTGTTTAAGATGTGTGAAGCAGCGAGAGAGGTTGTTTTTCAAGACTGTTGGGGATTGGATGATGATATCTTCAGCTTGGCAACGGCTCTTAGGTACTGACAAAAACTTTGTTTCGTCTTAAATACTTTTGTGGTTTGGTAATGGTGAGAATATGAACTGGTATGAGAGTAGGTCTGCGGTTTCGGTTTCTTTGGTTAGTTTGGGTCGGTCTAAATCTCGCCGAAGTGAACCGAAAAGAAatccggtttggtttggtttggttcggtattcggttagtttggtttcaaaattttctactgaagtttttggttttcggttaaATTTTCGGTTTAAGTTGAAtaaaattcgaattttttagttaagttcggttatttcggttcGAATTCTGGTTAGTTTGGAATTCGAAAAATCTTCCTCTTCTATGTTTTGacgtttgaatatttattgtttGTTGGCTTTGCAGGAGAGTGAAGCTTCTGTATCTAGAAGGATGCTCATTGCTAACAACATCAGGTCTTGAATCAGTGATTCTACATTGGCATGAGCTTGAACATCTGAAAGTGGTTTCGTGCAAGAACGTTAAAGATTCAGAGATCTCTCCTTTGCTCTCAGTTTTGTTCTCAAACTTGGTAGAGTTGCAGTGGAGACCAGACACTAGATCACATCTCTGGTTGAGCCTTACAGAGAGTGGAATTGGGAATAAAGGAGGAAAGTTTTTCAAGAAAACAtagaaagttttattttccaacaCTGAAACTGTTTCTCTCCAATACTTTTTTAGAAACTTTCTTAAGCTTTTTCGTTTCTTGTGGAACAAAGTAGCAATTGCTAACTATAATGAATAGTGTTATTTTCTTTAACCTGATCACAAGTATTTGAACATTGATCAATGGCTACTTGGTTGAGTACATGAAGTTATAGGTACATCCGAGCTTGTGgatttaatacaaaaaaaaaatgtgacaaAAAGGATAAAAGGGGGGTAAAAGTGGAGATGCGGGGTATCGATCCCCGTACCTCTCGCATGCTAAGCGAGCGCTCTACCATCTGAGCTACATCCCCCCTTGATGTCGTAGTTATGCATGATAAATTATTTAGACTCTAAACCTCTTTTCAGTTTCTGTAAAAATAGAATATAGAATGAGCAAGTGTTAATAACTAATCCTGAAATAAAACTTCTTCAAAACTTCTAGAGAACcaacttaaaagaaaaaaaaaactgatgtaTTCCATTAATGAGAAATGTGTACATGTGAGGTTCAGTTATATGCAATGTAGCCTAATTAGGCCAGTAAACAATATAATAGTGTTACAGCTTGAATTAGGTTTTCTTAAGTGGTTTAGGTTTatccatatatacatataacattcTCTTTTTCGTTTTGTACCAGGAATATCACATGGGCCGGCCTTGTTCTAAGCCAGacaattttcatttttggtaTCTTGTagtaatatataatgttttataataataatatggagtTCCCGAATACTTATCTCTTTTTAACTATATTGCAATGTATATATGCATGTGATATACCAGACAACacctttcattacttcttcttTATCAGGTTGtatttgaataattaaaaatgctGTAATAACAGGTTACAAGTTCCCTTTTTCTTAGCAAGAGGTAACAAtttttaagttcaaaaaaaaagaaagagttaaccatcttttttcttctcttcttaaattattttgatgaagaaCACATTCTTCGGCCATAATTCAGAGATCTAATATATATGGCAGTGCCAATCTCTATTTCTCAAACAGAagttaaaattgtaaaatatacaaaaatcacAAAAGAATTCTTTTTGACACACTCATACATACACTATAGTAAACAAAACCTGCATAAAACGGTAGAAAACTTGAAAAGCTATCACTTATCATACATGTAGATgatcttttcaaatttttgatccATTAACAATACATTTTAGATTCATTGTCTAGTCGATTTGATATCTTTAAAGATTATGAGCATACGATTTAATACCGATCGCAATCATCACCAAGACTCAAAATGTGTAGAATGCGTCTATTATGTACAACATGGATATAGTGCAATACGTCTAGTCAGTCTTACATCATTTCCTATAGTGTTTACTTTATCCATCTCGTCTAAATCTCACGTATTGTTGGCCATATgtactcttcttcttttttttctttgttcgttcAAAGAGATGCACACCAAGAACGGCTACGTACGCTCTTAATTAAGTGGCTCTCGCAGCCACCAACGGCCATGTAACTCCAGAGCAGTACTTCCCAAACAAGGTCAACCATCGCTGCATCGGTAATTCCTTGATTAGCTTTCATTTACACTACGTGCCAATTACTAACTGGTTAATAGCTGGCATCTAACATTGTTTATGTGTGATTAGAATCGGCATGACGTTGCAGATGTGGACAAGTTGACTATGCTAATGACCGGAAGTCTTTGGGATCACTCGAGAAACAGCCATACACGTGGTCTTGTCATATTAGATctatttccttaaatagaaatattagtAGCTTTCGTACCAACCTAATTTGcaacattttctataaatagaaTGTTAATTTATTAGACGACCAAATCTTATTGGATCTGTTCTTTCCTCACCCCACGATTTGTTGATTAGAATATTATCGTCTGATCCACTATTTTGCCAGACAAGTTTGTCATTACTCCTGGCTTTAAAATTAGAATgagattaattaaagattttCTTATAAGATCGCAGGGATTATCACCTTTTTAGAAAAGAAGAAGCCTATTACGATTGGTACTTACTTTAACGGGGTAAAGTTTTTTACAGAAAAATAACTTTGATAGTTCATGCTAAACGTATATGGTTTCCGTATTTACTATGTATGTACAGATATACGGTATGATacgtattttgtttttatatccgAAACTACATGCATTATCATCTGCCACCCCCAATATTTggtttaataaatgaaaaatattttattttatttgaggGAATATACTAGGTCACTAAGATGCACCTTTGAAATTTTCTAATTATTCTGTGCATAATGGAAGCACCCGCCtcacctttctttttttttgcctcGCCTTGATACACCTGAAAGTTTTTAGAcagattttaaataatttataataaaaattatcgaAAAAAGAGGAgattatattgaaacaatgaACACTATAAGTCAGATTTGACCTTTTTTACCTGGTTAGGCACCGTTAGTCAACAGTAAAATAACACCCATTTGACAGATaatcaaacaaaattaaagaaCCCTAATAGTAACCGCAGAAACTCCATTTGTTGTCAATCATATTCATGCCTTTCTGGCGAGCTgtatttaaaaactaattaatattaaaatattatggaattttaataaatgatgTCGAGTCATCAGAATTTCAACAATTAAATACTTGTAATGACATGCACTGTCCTCTTCGTcaacgtttttaaaaaatcaatgaaTTTGATGAATTCCGAAAACGCTTACAATCTTAATCTCTTGAATCACATAAatataacttcataatttaattttactcACTGAAAGTCTGCCATTATTCATTGTATAACTTAACAAcgaaaaaatgaattttcatTATAacgttaattataattattctcAAATCTCGACGCGTTATATTCAATCATTCAAAGAACCAAAAAGGCAAAAACTAAGTCAAGTCTATTAATTATATCCGAATATAGTTTTAtcaatttcatttaaattacaattgcttttttttttaaagcagaaaaattttctttctttttaaaaaggGAAAGTGCTAAACAACCTAGCCAAGTTGCGTTACAATGCTACGTATCTTCCTCCTCTCACAAAATAtggatatataattatt is a genomic window of Brassica napus cultivar Da-Ae chromosome A2, Da-Ae, whole genome shotgun sequence containing:
- the LOC106422756 gene encoding structural maintenance of chromosomes protein 6A-like isoform X2, with product MDKSNHGDRGNSQRSSSGAILKIRLENFMCHSNLEIEFGEWVNFITGQNGSGKSAILTALCVAFGCRAKGTQRASTLKDFIKTGCSDALVHVEMNNEGDDAFKPNVYGDTLVIERRISHSTSSTVLKDSQGRKISNRKEELRELVEHYNIDVENPCVIMSQDKSREFLHSGNDKDKFKFFYKATLLQQVDDLLLGVYTKLKAASALMDELEETIKPVEKEITELLGKIKTMEKFEEVYQQLQLLKKKLAWSWVYDVDRELKEQSEKLVKLRERVPTCQDKIDQKLGEVESLREKLTNKKAQVTCLMDESTAVKREIECLRQSVKTATREKVALEEDHRHKCSNIKRIKDRVMRLERQIKDIDEMTIRSTQAEQSETEENLSQLKLEAEKAKALLFSLKEEEKMVTEKASVIGKEIALIEDKIREREKKQRSINSHINDLKKHQTNKVTAFGGDRVITLLRAIERHHRKFKMPPIGPVGAHVTLVNGNKWASAVEQALGNLLNAFIVTNHQDLITLRSCGKEANYNNLKIIIYDFSRPRLVIPRHMVPQTEHPTILSVLNSENHTVLNVLVDVMGVERQVLAESYEVGKTVAFERRLAHLKEVFTIDGYRMFSRGPVQTTLPPRGRRPTRLCASFDDQIKDLEVEASKEQSEIHESRRQKRDAEVNLEDLEPQMRRLKRQCNQLEKDFTRKELELQDLKNSVAAVTKASPTSSVDELRLEITNSREEIEEKESSLQKLQDCLTEAELKANELKTAYENFIESAKSKVDVFEEAENELKEIETGLQSAETDKNHYEDVMKDKVLPDIKMAEAKHKELEAKRLESNEKASIICPESEITALGPWDGSTPIQLSAEINRINHRLKRESDEYSESIDDLRVTLEEKEHKIGRKRKTYKSFREKLKVCKDAVDSRWKKLQLNKYDTASMLTWGFNKRLGKKGISGQIKVKMPQDATRSGVRDTRGLSGGERSFSTLGFTLALHDMTEAPVRAMDEFDVFMDAVSRKISLDTLVDFALEKGSQWMFITPHDISMVKSHERIKKQQMAAPRS
- the LOC106422756 gene encoding structural maintenance of chromosomes protein 6A-like isoform X1 — its product is MDKSNHGDRGNSQRSSSGAILKIRLENFMCHSNLEIEFGEWVNFITGQNGSGKSAILTALCVAFGCRAKGTQRASTLKDFIKTGCSDALVHVEMNNEGDDAFKPNVYGDTLVIERRISHSTSSTVLKDSQGRKISNRKEELRELVEHYNIDVENPCVIMSQDKSREFLHSGNDKDKFKFFYKATLLQQVDDLLLGVYTKLKAASALMDELEETIKPVEKEITELLGKIKTMEKFEEVYQQLQLLKKKLAWSWVYDVDRELKEQSEKLVKLRERVPTCQDKIDQKLGEVESLREKLTNKKAQVTCLMDESTAVKREIECLRQSVKTATREKVALEEDHRHKCSNIKRIKDRVMRLERQIKDIDEMTIRSTQAEQSETEENLSQLKLEAEKAKALLFSLKEEEKMVTEKASVIGKEIALIEDKIREREKKQRSINSHINDLKKHQTNKVTAFGGDRVITLLRAIERHHRKFKMPPIGPVGAHVTLVNGNKWASAVEQALGNLLNAFIVTNHQDLITLRSCGKEANYNNLKIIIYDFSRPRLVIPRHMVPQTEHPTILSVLNSENHTVLNVLVDVMGVERQVLAESYEVGKTVAFERRLAHLKEVFTIDGYRMFSRGPVQTTLPPRGRRPTRLCASFDDQIKDLEVEASKEQSEIHESRRQKRDAEVNLEDLEPQMRRLKRQCNQLEKDFTRKELELQDLKNSVAAVTKASPTSSVDELRLEITNSREEIEEKESSLQKLQDCLTEAELKANELKTAYENFIESAKSKVDVFEEAENELKEIETGLQSAETDKNHYEDVMKDKVLPDIKMAEAKHKELEAKRLESNEKASIICPESEITALGPWDGSTPIQLSAEINRINHRLKRESDEYSESIDDLRVTLEEKEHKIGRKRKTYKSFREKLKVCKDAVDSRWKKLQLNKYDTASMLTWGFNKRLGKKGISGQIKVSYEDKTLSIEVKMPQDATRSGVRDTRGLSGGERSFSTLGFTLALHDMTEAPVRAMDEFDVFMDAVSRKISLDTLVDFALEKGSQWMFITPHDISMVKSHERIKKQQMAAPRS
- the LOC106380510 gene encoding F-box protein At5g07670, with the translated sequence MSFSGKKKETSPVSPLNKRRASWSELWVNHHHHLLSSPPPPQIPKSDLTLLLPDPTLLTIIAKVPPSHRKTLSLVCKRWLRLHGTLVRSIKVSDWGVLESGRLVSRFPNLDNVDLVVGTCGGLVSVTVGVGCYQSVDFIEEERLLLSAETVDRGLRVLASGCSTLRRLVVANASELGLLSVAEACTRLQELELLKCCDSVLLGVGAFENLQILRLVGLVSDIGLMIVAQGCKRLVKLELVGCGGGFDGVKEIGECCQMLEEFSVCDHKMEAGWLGGLGYCENLKTLKLVSCKKIDCGFGLGECLSRSCPALERLHLEKCQLREKDAVKALFKMCEAAREVVFQDCWGLDDDIFSLATALRRVKLLYLEGCSLLTTSGLESVILHWHELEHLKVVSCKNVKDSEISPLLSVLFSNLVELQWRPDTRSHLWLSLTESGIGNKGGKFFKKT